The following proteins come from a genomic window of Sesamum indicum cultivar Zhongzhi No. 13 linkage group LG10, S_indicum_v1.0, whole genome shotgun sequence:
- the LOC105171331 gene encoding uncharacterized protein LOC105171331, with the protein MEIELVKCECCGLKEECTQDYINGVKAKFDGKWLCGLCSEAVRDEVSRGKKQFGVDEAVKAHMSFCRKYKSNPAIRVADGMRQMLRRRAGDSSSSPSSSKKYSRSASTSQVGDNSRFSYY; encoded by the coding sequence ATGGAGATTGAATTGGTGAAGTGTGAGTGCTGTGGACTGAAGGAAGAGTGCACTCAGGACTACATTAACGGAGTGAAGGCCAAGTTCGACGGGAAATGGTTGTGTGGTTTGTGTTCCGAGGCTGTGAGAGACGAAGTCAGCAGAGGGAAGAAGCAATTCGGAGTGGACGAGGCTGTTAAAGCTCACATGTCGTTCTGTCGTAAGTACAAATCGAATCCGGCGATTCGGGTCGCTGACGGGATGAGGCAGATGTTGAGAAGAAGAGCGGGGGACAGTTCTTCGTCGCCATCTTCGTCCAAGAAGTATTCAAGATCAGCAAGCACTTCCCAAGTCGGAGATAACTCCAGATTCTCGTATTACTAG
- the LOC105171332 gene encoding uncharacterized protein LOC105171332, protein MEVMRPANKRRITIHVCRDFHYSQMEGTARKKLRKLPHVFSKVLELPFASDADVIVEERPDLFRFVAEVKVDGKAGHVKAHAVEIHPGVIKIVVRDDHKRKGGGDVDLFLDKLEVDKWRFRLPSSARPELAKAAFVAGELIVTVPRGGCGRVDGGEIWGAGSRLVLVQ, encoded by the coding sequence ATGGAGGTGATGAGGCCGGCAAACAAGAGAAGAATCACCATACACGTCTGCCGTGATTTCCACTACTCACAAATGGAAGGAACTGCCCGCAAAAAGCTCAGGAAATTGCCCCATGTTTTCAGCAAAGTCTTGGAATTGCCTTTCGCGTCTGATGCTGACGTGATTGTGGAGGAGCGGCCAGATCTTTTCCGGTTTGTTGCGGAAGTCAAGGTGGATGGAAAGGCAGGCCATGTCAAGGCTCATGCTGTGGAGATTCACCCTGGGGTTATCAAGATTGTGGTAAGAGATGATCACAAGCGTAAAGGTGGAGGTGATGTGGACTTGTTCTTGGACAAGTTAGAGGTTGACAAGTGGCGGTTCCGGTTGCCTTCATCGGCCCGGCCGGAGCTGGCCAAAGCAGCCTTTGTGGCTGGGGAACTCATAGTGACGGTGCCAAGGGGCGGCTGTGGCCGGGTGGATGGGGGAGAAATTTGGGGAGCTGGCAGCAGACTTGTTCTAGTACAATAG
- the LOC105171333 gene encoding uncharacterized protein LOC105171333 — MLTASGLMDVDVSDSANGGSNWMSKDGSFLRPSVQPAESGEGLPYAPADWPNAGDVWTWKVGNKISPSGYYTHRFLIPPKRLWKSPTRKIWLGSKTSIIRFLQSEFPEADINTFLASFTWEIPAERRSVRKAKKRPTSRTGTTEAESGGQILRRTRNSARKLTGVTDQGTTTLMDPPLFERVSADVLSSHTTANENHKACDPDIAVCPVQNPAGWSILGCRPKDPNPRADHLTEMTTDGFDNYLKSLDEVLFQSVPRAPNSGSALSEMEDLKKAREELSSLIAMDFPSLITSNKLPEVTNLSSKLQSDPHLSTKELYMLNLIREIPSASKCFLDAKQVTVEANKFFMELEANKGLITALKRKYMLSKDKIALLQAEDVAASSTIQEIDDEIAILQSRRATLAKVVKRNQEKIAELASAQKRVSDSIPKIVNEVQMANSERSGWELKQKEAAKQEAEILLRFAPLERYSFMH, encoded by the exons ATGCTAACAGCATCTGGACTCATGGATGTTGATGTTTCTGATTCTGCCAACGGCGGCTCAAATTGGATGAGCAAGGACGGTAGCTTTCTGAGGCCGTCAGTTCAGCCTGCTGAGTCTGGAGAAGGACTTCCATATGCTCCTGCAGATTGGCCAAATGCTGGTGACGTTTGGACTTGGAAAGTGGGAAACAAAATTAGCCCATCAGGCTATTATACCCATAGGTTCTTGATTCCTCCAAAGAGGCTTTGGAAAAGCCCAACTAGGAAAATATGGCTTGGCAGTAAGACTTCTATAATACGTTTTCTTCAATCTGAATTTCCTGAAGCAGATATTAACACATTTCTCGCATCATTTACTTGGGAAATCCCCGCTGAGAGAAGATCTGTGAGGAAAG CCAAGAAAAGACCAACTTCTCGGACGGGTACGACTGAAGCAGAGTCGGGAGGTCAAATTTTGAGGAGAACAAGAAATTCTGCAAGAAAACTCACTGGGGTTACAGATCAGGGTACAACCACCTTAATGGACCCGCCTTTATTTGAACGAGTATCAGCCGATGTATTAAGTTCGCATACTACTGCTAATGAGAATCATAAGGCATGTGATCCTGACATTGCTGTTTGTCCTGTACAAAATCCTGCAGGCTGGTCTATTCTTGGTTGCAGGCCTAAGGACCCAAATCCCCGAGCGGATCATCTAACTGAAATGACTACAGATGGTTTTGACAATTATCTCAAATCACTCGATGAAGTTTTATTTCAGTCAGTTCCGAGAGCACCAAATTCAGGCTCAGCCTTGTCAGAAATGGAAGACTTAAAGAAAGCTCGAGAGGAACTTTCTTCCCTTATAGCAATGGATTTTCCGAGTTTGATCACTTCCAACAAACTTCCAGAAGTTACAAACCTGTCATCCAAGCTTCAGTCTGATCCACATCTTAGCACAAAAGAGCTTTACATGCTGAATCTCATTCGGGAAATCCCGTCAGCCAGCAAGTGCTTCCTAGATGCTAAGCAAGTAACAGTTGAAGctaataaattctttatggAGCTTGAGGCCAACAAAGGCCTTATCACTGCACTTAAGCGTAAATATATGTTATCGAAGGACAAAATAGCTCTTCTCCAGGCTGAAGATGTAGCTGCATCATCAACCATTCAAGAAATAGACGATGAAATTGCAATACTACAATCTCGCAGAGCTACACTTGCCAAAGTTGTTAAGAGGAACCAAGAAAAGATTGCTGAACTTGCGTCAGCTCAAAAACGGGTGTCTGATTCTATTCCGAAGATTGTTAATGAGGTTCAGATGGCGAACTCAGAAAGATCAGGATGGGAGCTGAAGCAGAAGGAAGCAGCTAAGCAGGAAGCTGAGATTCTTCTTAGATTTGCCCCACTTGAAAGGTATTCGTTCATGCACTGA
- the LOC105171335 gene encoding lactoylglutathione lyase produces the protein MAAAKGTCLNHLSRESPDVKRLAKFYIEMFGFEQVESPKFDFEVIWLKLGSSFYLHLIERDPNSKLPEGPWSTASAVADPRHLPRGHHLCLYVPNFDSVVRNLKEKGIEVNERTRPDGKARQAFFFDPDGNGLEVTSQSPEL, from the exons ATGGCAGCAGCAAAAGGAACCTGCCTCAATCACCTTTCTAGGGAATCCCCTGATGTCAAACGCCTCGCCAAGTTCTACATAGAG ATGTTCGGTTTTGAGCAAGTGGAGAGTCCAAAATTCGATTTTGAGGTGATATGGTTGAAGTTGGGTTCATCGTTCTACCTGCATCTCATAGAACGAGACCCCAACTCTAAGCTTCCAGAAGGCCCATGGAGTACTGCGTCAGCAGTGGCAGACCCCAGGCATCTTCCTAGAGGACACCATCTCTGTCTTTATGTGCCCAACTTCGACTCCGTTGTTCGGAACCTTAAG GAGAAAGGAATAGAGGTAAATGAGAGGACTCGGCCAGATGGGAAGGCAAGGCAAGCATTCTTCTTCGATCCAGATG GGAATGGATTGGAGGTGACAAGCCAGAGCCCAGAACTGTAA
- the LOC105171576 gene encoding LOW QUALITY PROTEIN: late embryogenesis abundant protein D-34 (The sequence of the model RefSeq protein was modified relative to this genomic sequence to represent the inferred CDS: inserted 3 bases in 2 codons): MSQEQPRRKQAEGQQEPIKYGDVFQVSGDLANKPIAPEEAAMMXXXXXXXXXXPAAVMQAAATRNERVGLVGHRDVTDVAGKEGVTVAETNLPGTRIITESVGGQVVGQYVESKPVMQTEATGGAVRHYSVTXSARAAGDKPVDHSDAAAIQAAECRATGSNMITPGGLAATAQSAAAFNEGLVGDEGKVRLANILTGATTKLPADKAATREDAEGILSAEVRNDPNLKTHPGGVAESVAAAARINERGT; the protein is encoded by the exons ATGAGTCAAGAACAACCCAGAAGGAAACAGGCGGAGGGGCAGCAAGAACCCATCAAATATGGCGACGTGTTCCAGGTTTCAGGCGATCTGGCGAACAAGCCGATTGCCCCTGAAGAGGCTGCCATGAT TAGNNNNNNNNNNNNNNNNNNNNNNNNCCCCGCCGCTGTCATGCAGGCGGCCGCCACACGAAATGAGAGGGTTGGCCTCGTGGGCCACCGCGATGTCACCGATGTTGCAGGCAAGGAAGGTGTCACCGTCGCTGAAACTAATCTTCCGGGGACTCGTATAATTACTGAATCTGTTGGCGGACAG GTTGTGGGGCAATACGTAGAGTCTAAACCGGTGATGCAGACGGAGGCAACAGGTGGAGCTGTCCGGCATTACTCAGTAA ACTCAGCCCGAGCTGCCGGGGATAAGCCTGTTGACCATAGCGACGCCGCTGCGATACAGGCGGCGGAATGCCGGGCAACTGGTTCCAACATGATAACTCCCGGTGGGCTGGCCGCCACGGCTCAATCTGCCGCGGCCTTCAACGAGGGTCTGGTGGGAGACGAAGGCAAAGTCAGGCTAGCCAACATCTTAACA GGGGCTACGACGAAACTGCCGGCGGACAAGGCTGCCACAAGGGAAGACGCTGAGGGAATTTTAAGCGCGGAGGTGCGGAATGATCCTAATCTGAAGACGCATCCAGGAGGCGTGGCGGAGTCGGTGGCGGCGGCAGCCAGGATCAATGAGAGGGGAACATGA
- the LOC105171577 gene encoding LOW QUALITY PROTEIN: late embryogenesis abundant protein D-34-like (The sequence of the model RefSeq protein was modified relative to this genomic sequence to represent the inferred CDS: inserted 1 base in 1 codon) yields the protein MSQDQPRREEEEGQQEPIKYGDVFQVSGDLASKPIAPQDAVMMQXAVMQAAAAQNERAGLVGSREVTVVAGEQGVTVAETDLPGTRIITESVGGQVLGQFVQPTPVAAGAVPQGAITIGEALEVSGRAAGDKPVEFSDVAAIQVAECRATGSDLITPGGLTATAQSAAAYNQAVAEDEGKVRLADVLTGATAKLPADKAATREDAEEIINAELRNDPDLKTHPGGVAETVAAAARLNVKET from the exons ATGAGTCAAGATCAGCCGAGAAGGGAAGAGGAGGAGGGGCAGCAAGAGCCCATCAAATATGGCGATGTTTTCCAGGTTTCAGGCGACCTGGCGAGCAAGCCGATAGCGCCTCAAGACGCTGTCATGATGC CCGCTGTCATGCAAGCTGCCGCCGCGCAAAATGAGAGGGCTGGCCTCGTGGGCTCCCGCGAAGTCACTGTTGTTGCTGGCGAGCAAGGTGTGACCGTTGCGGAAACTGACCTTCCGGGGACTCGTATAATTACCGAATCAGTTGGTGGACAG GTTCTGGGGCAATTCGTACAGCCCACACCAGTGGCAGCAGGAGCAGTCCCACAGGGAGCAATAACTATAGGGGAAGCTCTCGAAGTCTCAGGACGAGCTGCCGGAGATAAGCCTGTTGAATTCAGCGACGTCGCTGCAATACAAGTGGCGGAGTGCCGAGCAACTGGTTCCGATCTGATCACTCCCGGTGGGCTCACGGCCACGGCTCAATCTGCCGCCGCCTACAACCAGGCTGTGGCCGAAGACGAAGGCAAAGTCAGGCTGGCCGACGTGTTAACA GGGGCCACGGCAAAACTGCCGGCGGACAAGGCTGCCACGCGGGAAGATGCGGAGGAAATTATAAATGCGGAGCTGCGCAATGATCCTGACCTGAAGACGCATCCAGGGGGGGTGGCGGAGACGGTGGCGGCGGCTGCGAGGCTGAATGTGAAGGAGACGTGA